The Enteractinococcus fodinae genome has a segment encoding these proteins:
- a CDS encoding Na+/H+ antiporter subunit A: MLIVLLALFLVALVAPLIIHKTGRSGFLLLAAVPTAGFIWLATQLPKVLASEELLASGAAADNHDSNLVQTWDWIPFLGIQLSFRLDTLSAFLGLIVLGVGAAVLVYCARYFVADEPRLGSFAAQFMAFAGAMFGLVVTDDLLVLYVFWEITSILSFLMIGYQAHRIFARRSAMTALIVTTFGGLGMLIGLVMFGHAAGTYRISEIVAQGADLLTGDYAGAYITWAIALILLGATTKSAQVPFHFWLPAAMAAPTPVSAYLHAAAMVKAGIYLVARFAPAFAGETVWQVLVLGVGMWTMLLGGWRALRQNDIKLILAYGTVSQLGFLMIANGLGTASGAIAGLTMLLAHSLFKAPLFMVVGAIDKITGTRDLHKLSGLRKSHPALFWIAAIASLSMAGVPPLFGFIGKETVMQASLDWALWRSDTFLAAGPNFWGAVWSWAPLVVVVLGSVLTVAYTARFMWAAFATKKIVAGGELVDVPATPALRGFGRLGMIPAGALSAAGIVAALVPGWVGALPYGYSQTFPLIDGEYIQPLALWHGFNLVLGLSIGIILTGLLLFVLRRQVYEAQEAVPTWIDMSRVYRAGMARLDDAAIWITGRTQRGDLSFYLYIILAVTVIAPLAIMLFPTNADTTTISLPNAAFFGDWMLTGHPVHLLVAVVMIMAAIAAIRAKRRFWAVLLVSTTGYGLAAIFAIQGSPDLALTQLLVESVLTVAMVLGLRVLPPDIPKVHEKHDNQWARALLAIAFGFIMMWVGATVMASRTADPISLAMPDLSYSEGGGTNIVNVTLVDMRAWDTFGEITVLAAAATGVASLVFIAEREKRRKTASEIAAGTVGAYRVAEIPLNEAEVKSFANFFKVQRQPWIVAGATLAPERRSIIFEVITRLIFHAIILVSVYLLIAGHNLPGGGFAGGLLAGIAFAIRYVAGGRFELEQAIKIPAGIILGSGLAIAALAGVVPLFFGGQVFQAYDVEVLLPFFGHVHFASAMVFDIGVYLVVIGLVIDVLRSLGSEVDRRYEIETRDRAEAEQRMAAARASAQAGGRSDH, translated from the coding sequence GTGCTGATTGTGCTGCTTGCACTCTTTCTGGTTGCGCTCGTCGCGCCCCTGATTATTCACAAAACGGGACGTTCGGGCTTCCTGCTTCTTGCAGCGGTACCTACAGCCGGTTTCATCTGGTTAGCCACCCAGCTACCGAAAGTTCTTGCCTCCGAGGAGCTGCTCGCCTCGGGTGCCGCCGCCGATAATCATGATTCCAACCTCGTGCAAACCTGGGACTGGATCCCGTTTCTCGGCATCCAATTATCGTTCCGCCTAGACACCCTCAGCGCATTTCTCGGCCTCATCGTGTTGGGCGTCGGGGCAGCCGTATTGGTCTATTGTGCGCGCTACTTCGTCGCCGATGAACCTCGTTTGGGCTCTTTTGCAGCTCAGTTCATGGCGTTTGCCGGGGCCATGTTCGGTTTGGTCGTCACCGACGATCTGCTGGTGCTCTACGTGTTTTGGGAAATCACCTCGATCCTGTCGTTTCTGATGATCGGGTACCAAGCCCACCGCATCTTTGCCCGCCGGTCAGCCATGACGGCGCTCATCGTCACCACATTTGGTGGCCTCGGGATGCTCATCGGCCTGGTGATGTTCGGCCATGCGGCCGGTACATACCGTATTTCAGAAATCGTGGCTCAAGGAGCCGATTTACTCACCGGAGACTACGCCGGCGCTTACATCACCTGGGCCATTGCTCTCATCCTGCTTGGCGCGACGACCAAGTCTGCCCAAGTTCCCTTCCACTTCTGGCTCCCGGCCGCTATGGCCGCTCCGACTCCCGTCTCGGCCTATCTCCACGCCGCAGCGATGGTCAAAGCCGGTATCTACCTTGTTGCCCGCTTCGCACCGGCCTTCGCCGGGGAAACCGTCTGGCAGGTCTTGGTCTTAGGCGTGGGCATGTGGACGATGCTGCTGGGCGGCTGGCGTGCCCTGCGCCAGAACGACATCAAACTGATCCTGGCCTACGGGACGGTATCGCAACTGGGCTTTTTGATGATCGCCAACGGGCTTGGCACAGCCAGCGGGGCGATTGCCGGGCTGACCATGCTGCTGGCGCACTCGTTATTCAAAGCGCCCCTGTTCATGGTCGTCGGTGCCATCGACAAAATCACCGGAACTCGAGACTTGCATAAGCTCTCGGGTCTGCGAAAATCCCACCCGGCACTGTTTTGGATCGCCGCCATCGCCTCACTCTCAATGGCTGGCGTGCCACCCCTGTTCGGGTTCATCGGCAAAGAAACCGTTATGCAAGCCTCCCTGGATTGGGCCCTGTGGCGCAGTGACACCTTCCTGGCCGCCGGACCAAACTTCTGGGGCGCAGTCTGGAGCTGGGCACCGCTGGTCGTCGTCGTGCTGGGTTCGGTGCTGACCGTGGCCTACACAGCACGCTTCATGTGGGCCGCATTTGCCACCAAAAAGATCGTGGCCGGAGGCGAACTCGTCGACGTCCCTGCCACCCCCGCGCTGCGAGGCTTTGGTCGTCTGGGCATGATCCCAGCCGGTGCGCTGTCGGCAGCCGGTATTGTGGCGGCCCTGGTGCCAGGCTGGGTCGGAGCGCTCCCGTATGGTTACAGCCAAACCTTCCCACTCATCGACGGGGAATACATCCAACCACTTGCGTTATGGCATGGTTTCAACCTGGTGCTTGGGCTGTCCATTGGGATTATTCTGACGGGCTTGCTGCTGTTTGTATTGCGCCGCCAGGTGTACGAGGCGCAAGAAGCTGTGCCCACCTGGATCGATATGTCGCGAGTCTATCGCGCGGGAATGGCGCGGTTAGACGATGCGGCGATCTGGATAACCGGTCGTACCCAGCGCGGTGACCTCTCGTTCTACCTGTACATCATTTTAGCGGTGACCGTGATAGCGCCGTTGGCCATCATGTTGTTCCCGACCAACGCGGATACGACCACGATCTCACTACCGAATGCCGCCTTCTTTGGCGACTGGATGCTCACCGGTCATCCGGTGCACTTGCTGGTTGCCGTGGTGATGATCATGGCCGCCATCGCCGCCATTCGCGCCAAACGACGTTTTTGGGCGGTGCTGTTAGTCTCCACGACCGGCTACGGTCTGGCCGCGATCTTTGCGATCCAAGGGTCACCGGACCTGGCGCTCACCCAGCTCCTGGTCGAATCGGTGTTGACCGTTGCGATGGTGCTCGGGTTGCGCGTGCTGCCCCCGGACATCCCCAAGGTGCACGAGAAACACGACAACCAGTGGGCGCGGGCCTTATTGGCGATCGCTTTTGGTTTCATCATGATGTGGGTCGGTGCCACCGTGATGGCCTCGCGGACCGCAGATCCGATCTCCTTGGCCATGCCAGACCTGTCGTATAGCGAAGGCGGCGGGACGAACATCGTCAACGTCACCCTGGTCGATATGCGTGCCTGGGATACTTTTGGCGAAATTACAGTGCTGGCCGCAGCAGCCACGGGTGTCGCATCCTTGGTATTTATCGCCGAACGGGAGAAACGCCGCAAAACTGCCAGTGAGATAGCCGCCGGTACGGTGGGTGCATACCGCGTCGCCGAAATTCCGCTCAACGAGGCCGAAGTCAAAAGTTTCGCGAACTTCTTCAAGGTCCAGCGCCAGCCCTGGATTGTCGCCGGCGCGACGCTGGCGCCCGAGCGGCGTTCGATTATTTTCGAAGTCATCACCCGCCTGATCTTCCACGCGATCATCCTGGTCTCGGTGTACTTGCTCATCGCCGGGCACAACCTCCCCGGTGGAGGCTTCGCCGGGGGGCTGCTGGCGGGTATCGCCTTTGCGATCCGGTATGTGGCCGGTGGCCGATTCGAGCTCGAACAAGCGATCAAGATCCCCGCTGGGATTATTTTGGGCTCGGGCCTGGCGATTGCAGCTCTTGCCGGGGTTGTCCCGCTGTTCTTTGGCGGCCAGGTCTTCCAGGCCTACGATGTCGAAGTGCTCTTACCGTTTTTCGGCCACGTACACTTTGCCTCGGCCATGGTCTTTGACATCGGGGTCTACTTGGTGGTCATCGGATTAGTTATCGATGTGCTGCGCTCCCTGGGTTCGGAAGTCGACCGGCGCTATGAAATAGAAACCCGTGACCGCGCGGAAGCTGAACAGCGCATGGCCGCTGCTCGAGCCAGCGCGCAGGCAGGAGGACGCAGTGACCATTGA
- the dcd gene encoding dCTP deaminase produces MLLSDRDIKQSLESGRIGLDPLDTAMVQPASVDVRLDRFFRLFDNHNYPFIDPAEEQSGLTRMVEVEPDQPFILHPGEFVLGSTYEQVTLAADVAARLEGKSSLGRLGLLTHSTAGFIDPGFSGHITLELSNMSTLPIKLWPGSKIGQMAFFALTSASEHPYGTGPNLNRYQNQRGPTASKSHLNFHRSVIER; encoded by the coding sequence GTGCTTTTATCGGATCGAGATATTAAACAATCGTTGGAATCTGGGCGGATCGGCCTGGACCCTCTAGATACGGCCATGGTGCAACCAGCCAGTGTCGATGTTCGTCTGGACCGATTCTTCCGCTTGTTCGACAACCACAACTATCCATTCATTGACCCCGCCGAAGAGCAGTCCGGGTTAACACGCATGGTGGAAGTCGAACCGGATCAGCCGTTCATTCTTCACCCCGGTGAGTTCGTTCTCGGGTCCACCTACGAGCAGGTCACCTTAGCTGCTGATGTTGCGGCCCGGCTCGAGGGTAAATCATCCCTGGGTCGACTCGGTCTGCTAACCCACTCCACCGCGGGGTTCATTGATCCGGGATTCTCTGGGCACATCACCTTAGAACTATCGAACATGTCCACGCTGCCCATCAAACTTTGGCCGGGTTCAAAAATCGGACAAATGGCCTTTTTCGCTCTAACGTCGGCTTCAGAACATCCCTACGGAACCGGTCCAAACCTCAACCGGTACCAGAATCAACGGGGTCCCACGGCGTCGAAGTCGCACTTGAATTTCCACCGCTCAGTTATTGAACGGTAA
- a CDS encoding AEC family transporter: MGQVLSGFFIIWLIIAVGYGVGRTGSLGPNAQPVLSRVAFFVASPALLFTTLSESNVFLVLGPQLWIATLSAGLAAVSYLIIARFVVPKRAASERMIAALSASLINSANLGLPIAAYVLGDASYAAPVILFQLAIYTPVYVFVMDSQTLKESQQRDSDRKVIRAGFWRSLGRILATVVRNPLIIGSAFGLVYSITDWQLWQPLDESIQLIGGAAIPAMLLAFGISLVGSKPLAKEEGRRRDTVVASTVKLLIHPLAAWLLAAFVFQLDDEGVLIATVLASLPTAQNVFVSASRYNTGLIVARDTVFVTTILAIPAMIVVAGLLA; this comes from the coding sequence GTGGGCCAAGTACTGTCCGGCTTCTTTATCATCTGGCTGATCATTGCCGTCGGCTACGGAGTCGGGCGTACCGGAAGTCTAGGACCCAACGCCCAGCCGGTGCTGTCCCGCGTGGCCTTCTTCGTCGCCTCACCGGCACTACTTTTCACCACCCTGTCGGAAAGCAACGTCTTTTTAGTACTCGGCCCGCAACTGTGGATTGCCACACTCTCGGCTGGCCTAGCTGCCGTCAGTTATCTAATCATCGCCAGATTTGTGGTACCCAAGCGCGCTGCCTCCGAACGCATGATAGCGGCCTTATCCGCTTCGCTCATAAACTCGGCAAACCTCGGCTTGCCGATTGCCGCATATGTCCTGGGGGATGCCAGTTATGCGGCGCCGGTGATTCTGTTTCAACTTGCCATTTACACGCCAGTGTATGTGTTCGTCATGGACAGTCAGACCCTGAAGGAATCCCAGCAACGCGACTCTGATCGCAAAGTCATCAGGGCAGGATTCTGGCGGAGCCTCGGACGGATACTGGCCACGGTGGTCCGCAACCCGCTGATCATTGGGTCGGCTTTTGGGCTGGTTTATTCGATCACCGATTGGCAGCTGTGGCAGCCCCTGGACGAATCGATCCAGCTCATCGGCGGCGCAGCCATCCCTGCTATGCTGCTGGCCTTTGGTATCTCGCTGGTGGGGTCGAAACCCCTAGCGAAAGAAGAGGGCCGCCGACGCGACACCGTTGTCGCCTCGACCGTCAAGCTGCTAATTCATCCATTGGCGGCCTGGCTGCTGGCAGCGTTTGTGTTTCAGCTGGACGACGAAGGTGTGTTGATCGCAACCGTCTTGGCTTCATTACCCACCGCACAAAACGTGTTCGTGTCCGCATCCCGGTACAATACGGGACTGATCGTGGCCCGCGATACGGTGTTTGTCACGACGATCCTCGCAATCCCGGCGATGATCGTTGTGGCG
- a CDS encoding Na+/H+ antiporter subunit D encodes MTEFSVVSLAPLSVLLPILGAAIAFTLVRKPVSQIVVTLTTLAVTLALEIWLLADVWVHGGAESVLMGGWEAPIGISLVVDRFSALMLVISSIVVMLVLLFSSAQGVGSDESPQQPVSIFHPTFLILTAGVSNAFLAGDLFNLYVGFEILLVASYVLLTIGGTGPRVRAGVTYVVVSVVSSVIFLIAIAMIYGATGTVNMADVALKMGDLDPDLQQVLHLMLLVGFGIKAAVFPLSFWLPDSYPTAPAPVTAVFAGLLTKVGVYAIIRTETLLFPGDRVNTLLLVISGLTMIVGILGALVQFDIKRVLSFTLVSHIGYMLFGVAVANHIGLTATVFYVVHHITIQTSLFLVTGLIEYRTGSANVERLGSMAKISPLVAVLFLVPALNLGGIPPFSGFIGKVGLVEGGVVNGSPLAWVMVAASILTSLLTLIVMMRVWTRVFWRPIEDAEDPAMRGMEEAKRAENGRKPLRQDSPGLVAPTVALVGVGVALTIVAGPLFDFANEAADDMIRRTPYIEAVLGEEAAQEAQLEADQLEAWGITGSDGAGSAQGSEGGDDS; translated from the coding sequence GTGACTGAGTTCTCTGTAGTATCTCTGGCGCCACTATCGGTGCTGCTGCCCATCTTGGGGGCAGCGATCGCTTTCACGCTGGTACGCAAACCCGTCAGCCAGATTGTCGTCACCCTCACCACCCTGGCGGTGACCCTGGCTCTGGAGATCTGGCTGCTGGCTGATGTGTGGGTCCACGGTGGTGCCGAATCCGTGCTGATGGGTGGATGGGAAGCCCCGATTGGCATTTCCCTGGTCGTTGACCGGTTCTCGGCCCTGATGCTGGTGATCTCCTCGATCGTAGTCATGCTGGTGCTGCTGTTTTCCTCGGCCCAGGGCGTCGGAAGCGACGAATCACCGCAGCAACCCGTTTCGATCTTCCATCCCACGTTCCTAATCTTGACCGCAGGCGTCTCCAACGCGTTCCTAGCGGGGGATCTGTTCAACCTCTACGTCGGATTCGAAATCCTGCTCGTCGCCTCCTACGTGCTCCTGACGATCGGGGGAACCGGGCCCCGTGTGCGAGCCGGGGTGACCTACGTGGTCGTCTCGGTGGTCTCCTCAGTCATCTTTTTGATCGCCATCGCGATGATCTACGGTGCAACCGGTACCGTCAACATGGCGGACGTCGCGCTCAAAATGGGCGACCTCGACCCGGACTTACAACAGGTATTACATCTGATGCTGCTGGTCGGGTTCGGTATTAAGGCCGCGGTGTTCCCGCTGTCGTTCTGGTTACCGGACTCCTATCCGACCGCACCGGCACCGGTGACCGCCGTGTTTGCGGGGTTGCTGACCAAAGTCGGGGTGTATGCGATCATCCGGACCGAGACCTTGCTGTTCCCCGGTGACCGGGTCAATACGCTCTTATTGGTGATCTCCGGGCTGACGATGATCGTTGGCATCTTGGGCGCCCTGGTGCAGTTCGACATCAAACGTGTGCTGTCGTTTACCCTGGTGTCCCACATCGGCTACATGCTTTTCGGTGTTGCGGTCGCAAACCATATCGGTCTGACGGCGACGGTGTTCTACGTTGTCCACCACATCACCATTCAAACCTCCCTGTTTTTGGTCACCGGACTCATTGAATACCGCACCGGTTCGGCAAATGTCGAACGCCTGGGTTCGATGGCAAAGATCTCGCCGCTGGTGGCCGTGCTCTTTCTCGTCCCGGCGCTCAACCTGGGCGGCATCCCACCGTTTTCCGGGTTTATCGGCAAGGTCGGTTTGGTCGAAGGTGGCGTGGTGAACGGGTCACCATTGGCGTGGGTCATGGTCGCAGCGTCCATCCTGACATCGCTGCTCACACTGATCGTTATGATGCGCGTGTGGACCCGAGTGTTCTGGCGCCCCATCGAGGACGCCGAAGATCCCGCCATGCGCGGGATGGAAGAAGCCAAACGTGCCGAGAACGGCAGAAAACCGTTGCGCCAGGACTCCCCGGGGCTGGTCGCGCCAACCGTTGCCCTCGTTGGGGTGGGGGTCGCGTTAACCATCGTGGCCGGTCCGCTCTTCGATTTTGCCAACGAAGCCGCCGATGACATGATCCGCCGCACCCCGTATATTGAGGCGGTACTGGGCGAAGAAGCCGCCCAAGAAGCGCAGCTGGAAGCCGACCAGTTAGAAGCCTGGGGGATCACCGGATCTGACGGTGCCGGCTCGGCTCAAGGTTCGGAAGGAGGCGACGACTCGTGA
- a CDS encoding SDR family oxidoreductase, with protein sequence MSDKVPESLIILGGTGNLGRQVLPILVDAGYHLVVFARSETSGAPFDHEHVSVMVGSLDDAEFIDSLVATALRHGRTLRGAVFLNGGFTNDDGIGADGFTEYLQQMLDMNVYPTTKVLSRILPHWQANGGGRIVLTSATAVEKRFAKGGAYATAKMVVDSLARQIQREYDPEIVDVHVLRPRFIGTKPGQDDPADLAQEMLDALQQEV encoded by the coding sequence ATGTCGGATAAGGTTCCAGAGTCATTGATCATCCTGGGAGGCACCGGCAACCTCGGTCGTCAGGTCCTGCCGATCCTGGTAGATGCCGGGTACCATCTCGTGGTGTTTGCGCGCTCCGAGACATCCGGGGCACCCTTTGACCATGAGCATGTTTCCGTGATGGTGGGCTCCCTAGATGACGCCGAGTTCATTGATTCGTTGGTCGCCACGGCGTTGCGCCATGGTCGGACACTCCGTGGCGCCGTGTTCCTCAACGGCGGCTTTACCAACGACGACGGGATCGGCGCGGACGGATTTACCGAATACTTGCAGCAAATGCTCGACATGAATGTCTATCCCACAACGAAAGTGCTTTCCCGGATCCTGCCGCACTGGCAGGCCAATGGTGGAGGTCGAATCGTGCTAACTTCCGCAACCGCCGTAGAGAAGCGCTTTGCCAAAGGTGGTGCCTATGCAACCGCAAAGATGGTAGTCGACAGTCTTGCTCGGCAAATTCAACGCGAATACGACCCGGAAATCGTCGATGTGCATGTGCTTCGCCCACGGTTCATTGGGACCAAACCAGGACAAGACGACCCAGCGGACCTTGCCCAGGAAATGTTAGATGCACTACAACAAGAGGTATAA
- a CDS encoding Na(+)/H(+) antiporter subunit C, producing MTIDAILLLIMGVMFAAAIYLLMDRTLTRILFGIMMFTNAANLLIIIMAGPAGFPPIVTDGVADEEYFDPLPQALTLTSIVIGFAVTAFLLALIYRSWVLARRDEVQVDIEDVQVAEQPAYDAEDDADIATEESEFLEDHEDPNIYYELTTPDDPAVPGNDPKDGERW from the coding sequence GTGACCATTGATGCCATCCTGTTGCTCATCATGGGCGTGATGTTTGCGGCCGCGATCTACCTATTGATGGACCGGACCCTAACCCGGATCCTGTTCGGGATCATGATGTTCACCAACGCGGCCAACCTGTTGATCATCATCATGGCCGGACCGGCTGGGTTCCCGCCGATCGTCACCGATGGCGTGGCCGATGAAGAATACTTCGACCCCCTACCGCAAGCACTGACCTTGACCTCCATTGTGATCGGTTTCGCCGTGACCGCGTTCTTGCTGGCGCTGATTTACCGTTCCTGGGTGCTTGCTCGTCGCGACGAGGTCCAGGTGGATATCGAGGACGTCCAGGTTGCCGAACAGCCAGCCTACGACGCCGAAGATGACGCTGACATCGCTACGGAAGAATCCGAATTCCTCGAAGACCATGAGGACCCCAATATTTACTACGAACTCACCACCCCAGACGACCCAGCGGTGCCGGGTAATGATCCGAAAGATGGTGAGCGCTGGTGA